The DNA segment TGTTTGATTCAAATACACGTGTTCTACCCGCTGAGCCATATCGGCTATGTTTgacttttaataacaaaatgtatcatccaaaacttttttttataaaagaaattttgggaatatttttttatagttcaaatttcttttttaaattaaattcagtttattaaaaacattatcagACAAGCAAGCACAACGTGGGCGACATacgttaagtaattaatttggaGAAAACAGTTGCATTTAATATAGCAATTTGTATTCCGTAGCACTCACTGTCCTGCCTGGGTTTTGTTTCAACTCAAATATAGAAAGTGTACTGGAAGTGCAATCAAGCCAAATTCttatattcgtaaaataaaattgaaattttctaattatttacgAGTCTTAAAAATGCTCActaggtttttatttaaattttcatatttcgaTCCCATTATGCatgttatttaattcattagaAAACATTGGAATCTACGAAATTATACTATGTAACTATAATAGAAATTtggagaaatatataaattattataaaagatatatttattaattaacactACCAATTGGTTAACTCTAGGAGCTATTTAGATTATCTTTCCAGAAAAACTCAAAtgacagtttatttatttgacttgGAATCAAAATATGCAACCACATAAGCTAGCTACTACGAGCcaattaacagtaacagcctgttaatatcccactcctggactaaggccttctctcccttttgaggagaagttttggagcctatttcaccacgctgctccaatgtgggttggtagaatacacatgtggcagaatttcaatgaaattatacacatgcaggtttcctcacgatgttttcattcaccgtcaagcacgagatgaattataaacacaaattaagcacatgaaaattcagtgatgcttgcccggatcACTGAATTTTCGGatacacgatcatcggttaagattcacgcgttctaaccattaggccatctcggccgaGGCAATTATGGtagatatatttagattaaaaacCACTTCTAAATTCTTTGTTCTTCGTGTTAAAGTGAACATTCGCTTATGTGCAAGTTTAAAATTATGAGGCGCTCCATGTGAATTTCAACAACTACTAAATTTTTTGGCTTAATATTCATTACCATAAGGTGTCTGTAAATTTCACTAGCTGACTAAaattttacacacacacacacacaaaataaattgaatcgTAAATTTGTAAttcttcaataataaatattaataatatttgcagtTACTCGCTTGAATGCTTagtgttttatgttattttataagactTATATTTAAGAACTTATACATCAGCTATAATTCGAAGAAGTAAGCGATAGATTAGTACTAAGcattctaatttaaaattggaatttgaaccttatcaaatataaataatttacataaaacaatgtagcgtaaatttatagtttcatgacaaaattataattcgataattaTCGAAGACGATAATTCCGTTAGACAATAtcgattttaaaatcaaaatagaatGCCTCATATAGattagcaataaaaaaacaatatcgaaATTAATCTGAGTTTGTTAGGTATGAAACATTTTTTCTAACATTAGAATAAAGATAAGCTTACCTTTCTTACTattattacttggtattgttgtgttccggtttgaagagtgagtgagccagtgtaattacaggcacaagggatcttagttcctaaggttggtggcgcattgttgatgtaagcgatggttaacatttcttacaatgccaatgtctatagacgttggtgaccacttaccattaggtggcccataaggtcgtccgcctacctacactataatatatccgtaacagcctgtgaatgtcccactgctgggctaaaggcctcctctcctctttttgaggagaaggtttggagcttattccaccacgctgctccaatgcggattggtagaattcacatgtggcagaatttcagtgaaattagacacatgcaggtttcctcacgatgttttccttcaccgtaaagcacaagatgaattataatcacaaattaagcacatgaaaattcagtggtgcttgcccgggtttgaacccacgatcatcggttaagattcacgcgttcttaccactgggccatctcggccatgtctatggacgttggtgaccacttaccattaggtggcccataaggtcgtccgcctacctacactataatatatatatatatatatatatatatatatatattattataaagaatataaataagttagtgacaatatttcgtattaattattattaattgtgtgGTAAAAATCAGTCTCATAgctattttttgataaataccCATTTCTTCCAGTCAGTCCATTAATAATGAGATTAAagtatgtttattatacaagtactaatatataaatgaagatatgtaaatacaaacgaatacataataaactaaaaacgcTGCAACGCTGTACAAAGTTTGATTAATTTGACGTGAATCTGAATAGTCATTGGTCAAAGGGAGTCGATGACGCAATCGATGTCGCAAATGAGCATACGTCATCATTTCAAAAACTGACGGTTTAACGATTATGTATATTGTGTATCACGTGCGATACAACTAATTTATGTCAACGCAACGAGAAAACACTACGAAagccatataatatttattttaattaataaacagataataaatcggtctcagttaaagtggctgccaatcagactacgaagaaatctacacgccttatctcttctctactctattatttatatcgatcacacaccatctttccttaaagaacgctttaaatttcttggttgcgacagcgcacacaacctgcgttcttAGGATGATAATAAGCTAGTTACtccctgcagccggacacaaacctacagtaactcttttactgcaaaaaccatcaaactttggaatgcactgcctacagatattcggcagtcgaattcattgagtatttttaaataccgcttgaaaagctattatttgtccatttccaagtaaggtatgtatgtatgtatgaaatagtatgtggtttataatttatctatatataattttatactctataattatatataatatgtatatgctaagtaataattatatatgtgtatgtatgtatgtatatatatatgtatatatatatatatatatatatgtttgtatgaatgtatatgtgtatgtgtgtgtatgtatgtatgtatatgtggttagtgggatgtaaatatgtgtagtctattaaatatttagtatctcctttttatatgtaaatgcacttacctgttctcttacaaaattctttcaccaaaggttgtctgttagagatcgctataagcgataagaccgcctttgcgcaccattttttattttctttttctttgattgtttcctacttctctcattttatgtatatgttgtgcaaaaagtgttaaataaataaataaatcaatattttgctttaaaatatatttaacatttcaaagAGGAAACTGTTGTTATATTTCagtatttgaaaaattattaaaatatgatggGATCGACGTACGACAGCAattgtgaaataaaacaatttaattaaaaatctcttaattattttatttgcgtTTGTAAAGATACAAATTATGgatatatttaatgtacttaCGATTAAagatgatttatttgaaatacttaTCAATCAActcgatgtttttattattgtttattttatttaacataaatataaaagatgaaTGAATGTCGTATTAATAAGGGAATAATGATCTTAGAGTCATCATCATATTGgtgtatcatttttatatacgcTTAGTATTAGTTTGATCTACGATAATACGAtaagcatttaaatttataagctaTGTTTAATGTCGTAGTAATAAGAgtggctgcctcgttggtctagtggtttgatgtaaggccgcagaccccgtAGGTCCTGTGTcaaattcccaggtcggggcaataaaaaggtattgggtttttctgttagaaaattggaagttggaagtgtgtatactcctgcacctcgtaaagcacgtaaagccgttggtcctgcgcctgaactctttcgggtcgtgtcggattgccgtcccatcggattatgagagttagacaatagagagtgcatttgtgtttgcacacacacacttgtgcactataatatatcctgcgtaacatttaaataaaaataataataatataattaataacttttgatTAGTTACATTTAACACTTTACATTTTCTCTACATACATTATCGCTTTTATATCTTGCAAGCTAAATGCATTGATACTTTGCACAAAATTTCAACTGGTTAGACTCGAGCcgcatataataacaaaaaaaaatcattcttataatatatatagataattggaTTTCAACCACGATCGCAATATTGCGATGGTCATGGTCATAAGTTGATTAATAAGCATGACCACGGTCGAAAtccaaatacttaaaaaaatataaaacgataagtgttattaaaaaaaatgtatattcataATTCACTTTCATTTATGATACAAAGAAAAATTTGAAGCTAGTTACAATTTGTTATAGTTGAGCAAAACGTATAATTTGTCAATTAAGCAAAAAAATGTTTGCGAATAGACTATTAAATTTAACGACCGTTTTAATTACTTTgtgaataatgtaaaaaatctgTACACAATGACTCAGTCCACAATTTTTCTAGACTACAAAgagctaaatatataaacattttgcgCAGAGAATAATGTGCTGGTCGTCTCGAATACATGAAAAGGGCTCTTTAAATTTACGGGTCGTGCTCACTAACTACTAGCTtattaaacacaaatcaaaattatttaacttataatgaAGATGGAAGCAGGTCTGCTTAAATTCTATTTGTCACAACTTTTCTATCTAAAATTATCCTACTTCGTGTCCGTAATCGTTATCGGTATTagcattgaaattaaacaaatcatAAACTAAAGTacaaattggaaaaaaataaacaatgaatatacttatttaattctaatatgCTTATTTAACAGATGcatataatttaagtttctaTGGTCCaaacattatgtaaatataaaatttatcatcaaTTCATTTGATATTTCGATGGAGTGCTTACATCCGTATGCTAGTCGGCGGACGTTTGCCGGCGACGCTCGGTCCTTGCGACTCTTGGGCGTCCATTTCTGAATTAAACATGAGAATTCTGAACTGATCGTTCGGTAAACTTTCATAAACTGTAATAcgttgcttttatttttatgagattttactgcttaataaatttataaggatGTGATTTTTATCACAGCACTTCATACaccggaatatatttaaataaatatcgtgctataataatgtgttatttattgagtaaaataataatagcggcttattaatttattagactaGAGATTACATATTGCACTGTCGAACTAACGATGATCAGgtatataattagaaaatcgcatcaTAACACTTCCATGTTCAGTCTCAAAACTTTATAAATGCTAAACTGGTGTTACTCGTAGCACTGTCATCTAACACTTTCGGAATCTCACAGccgttgtaaatataaaaatatcacagaCAAACCTGTGCGTACTAACGAGTACATGATTCGTAATCACTTAATCACTGTGATAATGTTTGTTCGACACATTTTTTCTTCTCTTTTCTTTCATTGAAGAATATAAGTATCATATCTGGTATCCACATCACTAAAAATAATACCAAAAGTAGATTTTGCGCTGTTATGCAAAGAGCATAACTGCCCGTGTGATCTCTGATCCAGCCTAGGAAATAGCCCACGGGGGGTACTATTATGCCCATTGTTAACATGCCCAATCCAACAGCTGACGGAACTTGGTCCATTCTACATTGTTCAGATATAGCGATGTTTCTCGCAACAATGATCATGCTTCTTCCAAAACCATATAAAGCAGACAAAGTCAGAAGTACGTATAAATCCGTTTGATATGCTAATACTGAAAGAGAAAAAGTTTGGatgcttattataaattaaaaagtcttaTAAAACCTAAAGTCCATTAAATATTCCTTCagtaagattattaaaataaaaaatttcgatttcttaaattaatttaattttaggaaacattttacaaaattacaatGTATAGTccattattacaattaaaggaagttcgatattaaaaatacgATTATGTAAGATATTTAACACGTTTTTAACTTACTTTGTCTTACTACGATTAACCACGTGCTCGTCAAAATTAACATCATTCTtgctttgatattatatttgtccTGTAATGCTGGTAATACAAGCCTTCCAATAATATCAGCAAAAGCAATTGCTGACATACAGTAAGCAGTTTGTTGTTTATCCATTGCTGCAACtttctgttaaaataaaaataaaacgaaatattattggacaaataattattaaatatttattgcttgtcattttttgttcattaaattttatcaaaataaaacaatactgaATAGTGGGTGTAATGCtcattattataagattttactTACGAAAAATAATTCAACTTACTTGCAAAAAAAATGGATAAAGCATACTGAAGTTCTGAATGGAAACGACGGTCAGAGCAgttccaataataatatttaggaaCCGAGGGCttgataataaagaaatatcaaataattcatatatttttctcaTCAAAGTCTTCTTCGGTTTTGGGACATTTTGGGTTCCTGAAATAAAAGGAAAGTGAGTCTTTGTCGACATAATCATAtcattaattatagtaattccGTAAAAAGGAACGttcagtttgtttgttttactgAAGTCACGTAAAAATACTTATTCGAGTGATATAAATTTTCACGTCATGATAGATTGTAGTTTCAGGTCGgattgactttatatttttttaaattgtatatttttagaaatatagtGAAAATGTAAAATCATTTTTGGTATCAGTTGTTATAAACGAACGATGCTAAAGCTACGTCCGGATCAATTCTCCCGAATGTCTATAAAAATCCGTATTAACAAACTGTCTGTTTCATATTAATAACCTCATtgaaaagttgaaaaaaatcGGAAAAGTATATATGAACTATAGTACAATTTGTTTGTActacataataaatagttatgtaaacaattaagtatttatattaaacgtttttctgtatataaaaattacgaaAGCGATTTGGACcagtagtttttaaaatatgttagtaTATTTCATTAGaggcatgaataaaaaaaaacgtgaacGTATGATACGATATATAAGCAGAATACAGGCGATGAGATTATATATTATGGGAAAACAACCTTAATTTTATCCGGGCGATGTTACAGCTAGTAGTATATAAATGTCTTATCTTAATGAAGGTTAGATTAAGATGTTACCgttaagtttttcttttgatACGCCATTTTTGTTCGTCTCTTTTGGActttgtgatatatttttatcaactcCATTTTCAGAAGCTACAGCCAGCACAGTGACTTGACCTTTCTGGTTAACATCAGTATTGCCATTGtactctttgtttttatttatatctttgttATTTTCTTCAAGGAGATGCATTTTTTCATCAATTACTACCTCTTCTTCAACTTTTTTCATATGCCATTCAACTGGTTGAATTAACATGGTTCCGCATATCTGTTGTCAAAAATAACgttgttataaatgttttttttttttaattttaattaccttttttaagatagttatacatataaaactaattgtCAAAATTAAGTTCTATGTCAAATAATTACCCCATGTAAACTTAGAGATGCCAACATTAAACATGCACCCTTAAAGCCGAAATGTTCTAGAAGGTATCGGACAACATGAGGCATAAGTGTCTGGCCTACACCTGTCCCAGCCATGGCAAGACCAACAGCAAGGCTTTTTCGTACCTTGAAGTAGCTATTAATCGCTACAAATGATGCGTTTTGAATGAATCCTAGACCCAATCCtggaaaaaatcttaaattaaaatattttcatcaattttTAAATGCTTTTGTACGCCCATCTAAGTAAGTACTATAGTTCATCAGGTCTTACttcatatatgtttatatttatatcatttttactatgttttggtttgaagtGTAAATAAGCCAGTATAAACGAACACAGAGTTCTACGCTTGGCGGCTATTGCCTGAGCAAGGAGATGTTATTATCTCTTACTATTTCAATATCTATGAAAAGTGACCTTACCATCTGGTAGCTCAATTGTTCATTCTGAGTTCatatcaatgttaaaaatacatcctaacgtagtataatattattaaattattgtatcacAAGAAATAAACGTACCAAGGAAAACACCATAAGTTAAGACCAAATGCCAAATATTTGTAGAGAATCCGCTGAGCAAAatgcctgttgtacaaaaaaAGGCACCGGATACTGCAACGAATCTAGGCGTCGTTAGTTTGATGATCGCTCCGGCTATCGGACCTCCGAAATTTGTGACAAACAACATAGTACTCAGAACAATTGCTGCTCCCTGGGTATTGTGCCCCATCGCCTCTAACGCGTCTCCGTACAACAAACTAAACAAAGACagcattgattgattgaaaatcTGAAacgttacaataaaatatacataatattcaataacatattctgaaaatattttatatgtttatttaaattaagagaaattaattttttataataaaccctTTTTTTGTTCTGTACATAAGCTCTGTTATCTTCTAACAAAGTACTCTTTGTTCAAGAAATAATGAGGTATAATGGTAAAAATAGTTCAATAGATTTTGTAAAAAGAATacgtgataaaataatataataaacaagtaATGATAACCAATGATAATTATGTTGGTGTAATTTATAACTCACATTCGAAAGCGCTGTTCCTAATAAAACCATCCACCCCCATCCTCCATCAGGTGGGACCAATTTTATTCTCTTCTCAGTCTTCGGTAACATCGCAAAAGAGTTTCTTTTTgacatatttcttatttaaatattcgatataataaactaattctGTCTCTCTTGTAtaacctttttataatatttctatttatacttataatataatacctaaaacaaaaataaatttgtatatttcccATTCTCTCTACACAAATAAaagagataataaatataaaacaacataaataaacattgaatttatcaacaataatattgtgattatttaaaattaaataaatgtaattaatttttactaatgTTCTATCAATATTGAAAAGcaacattgtatttttattcaaaattctcAGAGTAACTTAGTGACTTATCGACTGCATTTGTCATTTaattgagaaaatatttattgatgtcCAAGAGCGCATTGAGTGACGCGAAtgagatttttgttttatatataatttgtgcaTGTACATAGCTGTCAAGGATGGTCTAGCGGCTAACTTATAAGGCTGTAAATCTCGTATCCGgcaaataaagttttttgtacaaaaatgctCAGTAGCAGTTCGGAGTTTGGAACTTACAGTTCTGTACCTCGAGATTTGTAGGTGTAATAGTTTTGtcaatatttgaaaacaaaatattcaggcgcatatttttctttctttctttcttgtACGTAAAATCCTCACGACCAATCCTGGACACTGGAGTCGAACTCAACAGACTGTGCTACTAAATAGGACATGGTATAGGacaaaagtcgagatggcccagtggtaagaacgcgggaatcttaaccgatgaacgtgggttcaaacccgggcaagcacctctgaattttcatgtgcttaatttctgtttataattcatctcgtgcttttcggtgaaggaaaacatcgtgaggaaacctgcatgtgtctaatttcatcgaaattctgccacatgtgtattccaccaacccgcattggagcagcgtggtggaataagctccaaaccttctcctcaaaaaaaggagaggaggccttagcccagcagtgggacatttacaggctgttactatataggACAAAAATTTGTGTTCAAGCAAATCCGACATCGGATATCATATGCAGAACCAACTACAGCTTTCGTGTTATTTTTGAGGTTCGGGTTaatcaatcaataagtaagtataatgtttctatatttaataaagtattttgatttgactTGACTTGACGCAGTCAACTTTCAATCGCCGAGCTTTTTTAATAGTAACTGAAAATTCCTTGGTAGAAAAACCTAATAGCTTTGATTGGTTCAAACCGGAGCTTGAAGTCAGTAGCTCGGGGTTTGCAGCCTTATAAGTGAGGTATTTCAATGATAATTAGGCGTGTCTAGGGAGAGTCAACGAACGGAGCGGTCATTCTCTCAAACTATCATCACTTGATGAGACGCCACGGAACTGTCTCTTTACTCCCAATTagtgaattattgtaattttgtgtaaatttaaatattctttaaatttaaaacgactGACACTCCTTATAGTCGTTATTAGGACAGtctttgacaatatttttaacaatttaagcTGGACAAAGGTAACAAAATTGCTGTAATAATTTTCTCTTACAAACTATTCCTCACTACTGtataattaaatctaaaacTAAAGACACACATCATTTACTCATGTAACCAAATATCATTCCAATGATTTTTgcctttatgtttttaaaactagTTAAAATCGGATTCCGGCAGAAGTATAgccatttttacttttttttaatactgcttCTAATTGTACTCGTATATATAAACCAATTTCTTGaaacaaatttatatcaaaataccCTTTAAAATTCCcttctattatttttacattataaagtaattaatttcgaaCATAACGGtggttacttttaatttaaaatatagggattaattgtgtattttaatGACTATTTTTAACGAGAAGGAACATTTAGGGATGGGAGCAGTTCAATGCACTATGCCCGATTATATCTGTAAGCCTACGCTATCTGGCCTTTTATTAGTTGACAATAAAATTACGAGCGATTTTCTTGTTAAAGAAAGCTTACGAAAGTatgcatataattattaatttgtgcaAATCTGAAATGTTGTTCTTAATTTACCTTACCGTCTGATCTTTAAACGGTTTTTTGACAGTTTCTATCA comes from the Nymphalis io chromosome 1, ilAglIoxx1.1, whole genome shotgun sequence genome and includes:
- the LOC126771871 gene encoding monocarboxylate transporter 12-B-like isoform X2 — encoded protein: MSKRNSFAMLPKTEKRIKLVPPDGGWGWMVLLGTALSNIFNQSMLSLFSLLYGDALEAMGHNTQGAAIVLSTMLFVTNFGGPIAGAIIKLTTPRFVAVSGAFFCTTGILLSGFSTNIWHLVLTYGVFLGLGLGFIQNASFVAINSYFKVRKSLAVGLAMAGTGVGQTLMPHVVRYLLEHFGFKGACLMLASLSLHGICGTMLIQPVEWHMKKVEEEVVIDEKMHLLEENNKDINKNKEYNGNTDVNQKGQVTVLAVASENGVDKNISQSPKETNKNGVSKEKLNGTQNVPKPKKTLMRKIYELFDISLLSSPRFLNIIIGTALTVVSIQNFSMLYPFFLQVIAAMDKQQTAYCMSAIAFADIIGRLVLPALQDKYNIKARMMLILTSTWLIVVRQILAYQTDLYVLLTLSALYGFGRSMIIVARNIAISEQCRMDQVPSAVGLGMLTMGIIVPPVGYFLGWIRDHTGSYALCITAQNLLLVLFLVMWIPDMILIFFNERKEKKKCVEQTLSQ
- the LOC126771871 gene encoding monocarboxylate transporter 9-like isoform X1, yielding MSKRNSFAMLPKTEKRIKLVPPDGGWGWMVLLGTALSNIFNQSMLSLFSLLYGDALEAMGHNTQGAAIVLSTMLFVTNFGGPIAGAIIKLTTPRFVAVSGAFFCTTGILLSGFSTNIWHLVLTYGVFLGLGLGFIQNASFVAINSYFKVRKSLAVGLAMAGTGVGQTLMPHVVRYLLEHFGFKGACLMLASLSLHGICGTMLIQPVEWHMKKVEEEVVIDEKMHLLEENNKDINKNKEYNGNTDVNQKGQVTVLAVASENGVDKNISQSPKETNKNGVSKEKLNGTQNVPKPKKTLMRKIYELFDISLLSSPRFLNIIIGTALTVVSIQNFSMLYPFFLQKVAAMDKQQTAYCMSAIAFADIIGRLVLPALQDKYNIKARMMLILTSTWLIVVRQILAYQTDLYVLLTLSALYGFGRSMIIVARNIAISEQCRMDQVPSAVGLGMLTMGIIVPPVGYFLGWIRDHTGSYALCITAQNLLLVLFLVMWIPDMILIFFNERKEKKKCVEQTLSQ